Genomic DNA from Thermus amyloliquefaciens:
TCACCGGCACCCCCACCTTCTTCATCGCCGGGGAAAAGCGCACCGGTTTCCTGAGCTACGAGGAGTGGAAAAACCTCCTGGATAAAGCCTTGGCCGAGAAAAAGTAGGGGGATGGGTGTAGAAACACGGCAGGCCTTAGCCTGCCGTGTTTTGGCTTATTTGTTACCCTAGGACCCATGGAGGCCCTCTGGGTGGCCGCCGCCTTCGCCCTGGGCCTGTTGGCCAGCCGCCTGGGGCTTCCCCCCTTGGTGGGCTACCTGGGGGCAGGCTTTGCCCTAAACGGACTGGGCCTGGGGGAGACCGACTTCCTGCACCATGCGGCGGAGATCGGGGTGCTCCTTCTGCTTTTCACCGTGGGGTTAAAGCTCCGCTTCCAGGACCTCTTGGAGCCTCGAGTCCTGGTGGCAGGGGGGCTCCACCTCCTGCTCTTCTCCCTCCTGGCCTTCCTCCTCCTGGGAAGCCTTCCCCTGGCCATGGCCTTGGCCTTTTCCAGCACCGTGCTGGTGGTGAAGGTCCTGGAGGACAAGAAGGAGCTGACCACCTACCACGGTCGCCTCAGCGTGGGCATCCTGGTCCTTCAGGACCTGGTGGCCGTGGGCCTCATCACCCTTTACGGCGAAAACCGGATCAGCCCTTGGGCCGGCCTCATCCTCCTTGTGCCCCTGGGGCGCTTCGCCGTGTCCTGGCTTCTGGAAAAAAGCGGCCACGAGGAGCTTTTGGTGCTCTTTGGTCTGGGCCTTGCCCTTCTTGGGGGAGAAGGCTTCCGCCAGGCGGGCCTGTCCCCGGAGCTGGGAGCCTTGACCATGGGCGTCCTCCTCTCCGGCCACGAAAAGGGAGGGGAGATGGCCAAGGCCCTTTGGGGCCTAAAGGAAGCCTTCCTCGTGGCGTTTTTCCTAGACATAGGGCTCCGGGAAGGGTTAAGGGGCGTGGAGCCGGGACTGGTCCTGGCCTCCCTCCTCCTCGTCCTGATCAAATCCCCCCTTTTCTTCGCCCTCTTTCTCCTCCTGGGGCTTCGGGCCCGCACCGCCTTCGTGAGCGGGATGTACCTGGGGAACTACTCGGAGTTTGCCCTCATCGTGGGGGTGGTCCTGGAGCGGGCGGGGCTTTTGCCCTATAGCCTTCCCACCCTGGCCTTAGGGGTAGCGCTTTCCATGGCCGTTTCCGCCCCCCTGGCCCGGTACAGCCATAGCCTTTACAAGCGCCTCGAGGCCCGCCTCCTTCCCCTGGAGCGAAGGGTGGCCCACCCCGACCAGGAACCCGAGCGCCTGGAAGGGGCCACGGCGCTCATCGTGGGCATGGGCCGCACGGGGGGCGCCGTCTACCGCATTCTGGAGGCCGGGGGGGAGCGCCCCGTGGGCCTGGACGCCGACCCGGAGAAGGTGGCCCGCCACCAGGCCAAGGGGCGCAGGGTCTTCTACGGGGACGCGGAGGACCCCGAGCTTTGGGAACGCCTGGACCTAAGCGGCCTGAAAGCCGTGGTCTTGGCCCTGCCCGACCTGGAGGCCAAACTGCTGGCCGCCCGCTGGCTGAAGGAGCGGGGCTTTAAGGGGATCCTGGCCGCCACCAGCTTCCACCTGGAGGAGGACCCCGCCTTGGAAGCCGCGGGCGTGACCCTCCTCTTCCACCCCTTCCGCGAGGCGGGGGAACGCCTGGCGGAAAGGGTCCTGGAGAAGCTGGCTATAATGGGTGGGGTGAGCCATGGCCGGTCATAGCAAGTGGGCACAGATCAAGCGCAAGAAAGCCGCCAACGACCTCAAGCGCGGCAAGATCATCTCCAAACACCTAAGGGCCATCCAGGCGGCGGCGCGAGCCGGGGGAAGCCCCTACCCGGAGGCCAACGTCCAGCTACGAAACGCCATTGAGGCGGCCCGCGCCGACGATGTCCCCATGGAAAACATTGAGCGCCTCCTGCAAAAGCTGCAAGGCGGCGGGGACGGGGCCGAGCAGTACGAGGAGATCGTCTACGAGGGGTATGCCCCGGGGGGCGTGGCCCTTTTGGTCTACGCCCTCACCGACAACCGCAACCGGACCGCCGGGGAGGTGCGCCACGTGTTCAACAAATACGGGGGCTCCCTGGGGGCCAGCGGCAGCGTGGCCTGGCAGTTTGAGCGCAAGGGGGTGATCGTCTGCGCAAACTCCGAGGCGGCGCAAGAGGCGGCCATTGAGCTAGGGGCCTTGGACCTCGAGGAGGAAGGGGAAAGCCTCACCATCTACACCGACCCCGCCGGTACCTACCGCATCGCCGAGGAGCTAAAGGCGCGGGGCATCCCCGTGGAGGCGGCGGAGGTGGTGCAGCACCCGCAGAACACCGTGGCCTTGCCCCCGGAGGAGGCCCTGAAGGTCATGCGCCTGGTGGAAGCCTTGGAGGACCTTGACGACGTGCAACACGTCTACACCAACCTGGACCCCGCAAGCCTCCAGGTGGAGGCCTAACCCTCCCAAATGCGCACCCCCCCTCTTCCCTGACCCTGGCCAGGGGCCAAGCCCGCATCTTGGCATGCCTTGGCCTTTAACCCCACCTTGGCTTTAGCCAAGGTGGGGGCCTCAGCAAACCCCTTTAGGCCAAGCGCGGCAACGCCCAGGAAAGGCTTTTGGAAAAGGGCGCTACTCCTTCTTGCGCTTCTTCTCCTCCCGCATCAGCCGCCGCCGCTCGGCGCGGGAAAGGCCGGGCTGGGGCGGGGGGTGGCGGGGCGCTTCTTCTCCACGCCGAAGGGCCGGGCCTCCTCCTTGGGTGCCGGAACCGGCACGTAGGGGGCCTCCCGCACCGGGCGCATGGGCTCCGCCTCCACCCTAAGCCGGAAGAGGAACTTGGCCACCTCCCCCTTGATGAAGCCCACCATGTCGTTGAAAAGCCGGGTGGCCTCGATCTTGTACTCCTGGAAGGGGTCCTTCTGCCCGTAACCCCGGAGGAAGATGCC
This window encodes:
- a CDS encoding cation:proton antiporter family protein; this encodes MEALWVAAAFALGLLASRLGLPPLVGYLGAGFALNGLGLGETDFLHHAAEIGVLLLLFTVGLKLRFQDLLEPRVLVAGGLHLLLFSLLAFLLLGSLPLAMALAFSSTVLVVKVLEDKKELTTYHGRLSVGILVLQDLVAVGLITLYGENRISPWAGLILLVPLGRFAVSWLLEKSGHEELLVLFGLGLALLGGEGFRQAGLSPELGALTMGVLLSGHEKGGEMAKALWGLKEAFLVAFFLDIGLREGLRGVEPGLVLASLLLVLIKSPLFFALFLLLGLRARTAFVSGMYLGNYSEFALIVGVVLERAGLLPYSLPTLALGVALSMAVSAPLARYSHSLYKRLEARLLPLERRVAHPDQEPERLEGATALIVGMGRTGGAVYRILEAGGERPVGLDADPEKVARHQAKGRRVFYGDAEDPELWERLDLSGLKAVVLALPDLEAKLLAARWLKERGFKGILAATSFHLEEDPALEAAGVTLLFHPFREAGERLAERVLEKLAIMGGVSHGRS
- a CDS encoding YebC/PmpR family DNA-binding transcriptional regulator; the protein is MAGHSKWAQIKRKKAANDLKRGKIISKHLRAIQAAARAGGSPYPEANVQLRNAIEAARADDVPMENIERLLQKLQGGGDGAEQYEEIVYEGYAPGGVALLVYALTDNRNRTAGEVRHVFNKYGGSLGASGSVAWQFERKGVIVCANSEAAQEAAIELGALDLEEEGESLTIYTDPAGTYRIAEELKARGIPVEAAEVVQHPQNTVALPPEEALKVMRLVEALEDLDDVQHVYTNLDPASLQVEA